Proteins encoded together in one Canis lupus familiaris isolate Mischka breed German Shepherd chromosome 25, alternate assembly UU_Cfam_GSD_1.0, whole genome shotgun sequence window:
- the MFAP3L gene encoding microfibrillar-associated protein 3-like isoform X3 encodes MHDSGLLNITKVSFSDRGKYTCVASNVHGTVNNTVTLRVIFTSGDMGVYYMVVCLVAFTVVMILNITRLCMMSSHLKKTEKAINEFFRTEGAEKLQKAFEIAKRIPIITSAKTLELAKVTQFKTMEFARYIEELARSVPLPPLIMNCRTIMEEIMEVVGLEEQGQNFVRHTPEGQEASDRDEVYTIPNSLKRSDSPTADSDASSLHEQPQQIAIKVSVHPQSKKDHMGDQEAVQFEVKDEEETEPSAEHSPETAEPSTDITSTELTSEEPTPVEVLDRVLPPAHLETPEPAVAHDRNTCIIYESHV; translated from the coding sequence ATGCACGACAGTGGCCTCCTGAACATCACCAAGGTGTCTTTTTCAGACCGAGGTAAATATACATGTGTTGCTTCTAACGTCCATGGCACTGTGAACAACACGGTGACCCTGAGAGTCATCTTTACCTCTGGAGACATGGGCGTCTACTACATGGTCGTCTGCCTTGTGGCCTTCACCGTTGTCATGATCCTCAATATCACCCGCCTGTGCATGATGAGCAGCCACCTGAAGAAGACTGAGAAAGCCATCAATGAATTCTTTAGGACAGAAGGTGCAGAAAAGCTGCAGAAGGCATTTGAGATTGCCAAGCGGATCCCCATCATCACCTCAGCCAAAACTCTAGAGCTTGCCAAAGTCACCCAGTTCAAAACCATGGAGTTTGCCCGCTATATTGAAGAGCTTGCCAGGAGTGTGCCTCTGCCTCCACTCATCATGAACTGTAGGACTATCATGGAGGAAATCATGGAAGTAGTTGGACTTGAGGAGCAGGGGCAGAATTTTGTGCGGCATACTCCAGAAGGCCAGGAGGCTTCCGACAGGGATGAGGTTTACACGATCCCAAACTCCCTGAAAAGAAGTGACTCACCCACTGCAGACTCGGATGCCTCATCACTGCATGAGCAGCCCCAGCAAATTGCCATCAAGGTGTCTGTTCACCCACAGTCCAAAAAAGATCACATGGGTGACCAGGAAGCTGTACAATTTGAGGTCAAAGATGAAGAGGAGACAGAACCGTCTGCTGAACATTCCCCAGAAACTGCAGAACCTTCTACAGATATAACATCCACAGAGCTAACATCTGAAGAGCCAACACCTGTTGAGGTACTAGATAGAGTTCTGCCACCAGCTCACCTGGAAACTCCAGAGCCAGCAGTGGCACATGACAGAAACACCTGCATTATTTATGAAAGCCATGTCTAA